Below is a window of Excalfactoria chinensis isolate bCotChi1 chromosome 9, bCotChi1.hap2, whole genome shotgun sequence DNA.
TGCTGACAGCTTGGAGGCGGTGCACTGCCTCTGCAAGGAGCAGCACTGTGATGACAGCTCTGaccactgtgctctgctgcccaaCAGATCGCCCTGCTGGAGGACAGGCCCTGTGCTAACGATGGAAGGTTCTCGAGACCCCTAACACCTTCACTAGAAGCACCGCAGCAGTCCAATCCAGAAAGGTAAGGGCCTGCCACAGGTATGGGAAGGTTTAAGTGTCTGTCTTGGACTTTGGCTTCCTTCTCAGGCACAGGCAGCTCATAAATTTGCTGCCATCAGAAGAGACATCTTCTGTGTCTAGGGTTTCCTCCATGCCACTAGAAACAACATACAGAGTTATAACAGCCGCATCTCTGACCACACTATCCTGAAATAATCCTTTGTAGTATGATATCTTAGCATGAGAACTACTTTGTGGACTTCCCAAGCCATTTAatacctgctgctgccaggcccAAGCACCAAACCTCACACGTATATCATTTACGCAAACCCAGCAGGTGAGGAATAACTCAGACACACCACATGGGGAGAGAAGGTCCTGCTcagacagccctgcagcatggacaggacacacacacagcagacagcagtgggaacagctTTCAGACAGTAGGTTACCACCCTAGATAAGACTGCCATTTGTTGGTGGTGCTCTCCCCCTGACTGAGGATACATGGGAGAAGCAGAAGTCTTTCTCCTTCTGGCAGTACCACCCCAAACCTTACCTGTGATTAACTCTCAATCCCACTCATCTGGTGGCTCTATTCTAACAGCCATTCACCACACCATCTTCAGCCTTTAAAAATTCAGGCATACAGAAAAGAGAGCCTTAATGACTCGAGAAAAGCCTGAAGACaggactgcagtgctgcctgtgggAAGACATCAAGCAGAGCTGAACTGCAGCTCTGGGCACTCCTGTTCATTATTCCACTTATCAAAGCAAGTTCCAAAACAGACACAAAGTTTGTCAGCCTTCACACTGTCCTCCAgagacacaaagaaaacaaaatacagaggGAAACAATTTTACCCATGTGAAATAAAAGTTTCCATTTCCAGTTACTTCTAGGTTGAATTGGGGTTCTGATCTGCTACACAGAAGCATCAGCTATTAGCTCTGAATTGCAGCAGTAAGGAAATGGTTCCTCTTCCAACAAACAGGATATTTCTCTCCCCACTCTGCAGCACACATTTCCCAGTTGCCCAGGTTTTCACGTGTCCACAAAGCAGCAGTATATACCTGCACCTGATCAGGCTTCCCTACAGAGGGTAATCCACCCCAACAAAGCTgccaaagaaaagcagacagcagtTGTGATTTCTTGGAGCCTCTGTGGGGATCCTCTAAAATTTAAGTCTGAATGACTTGGGAGGGCAGCTCTCGCTTCTGACTCATGCTAATATAGACACTCCTGTATGTTGTGTTATTAAATCCTTAAAGCAAACTGTGCTAGCTGCACAGAAGGCTCTCCAAGAAAGCATCAGCAAACACTGGCATCTATTAGTTATTCACATGCTTCACTAACAGGAGCATATTTACAATGACCATATATAAAACACTTGTACAAGGAACTTTTACATCTGTCATATGTTTCCTGGTAAATCAGTGCTAAGATACACACGGATTGTTCAGGGTTAACGAGGTGCACCTACAGTCACTGAACACTGTGGCACATGGGCTCACACACACTGAGAAGCACAAGACAGGACTTGAGCAAAATAGATGGACCCAAATCTAGAAGAAGTGACAGAAGCTCAGAGCAGCATTGTGCCCCCAAATATCATCAACACTGGGATGGCACTGCCTGGAAGGCACTTACTGTGCTGGAAACAAGAACAACGTAGCTTCTGAGAAGTATACCAAGCTCACTTTGAAATAAGATTAGAAATCCTACACTAATTAATGGAAGGCACAGTACTGTTTTATCTTACTGAGATCATATTTCCTCTGCTTCTAGGAACAAAGACACTGTAAGATGTTCAACTCCAGCACAAACTCCTCGGGAAGCAGCTGCAGTAACAGCACAGTAATAACAAAGACAGTCATTCCCCTCATCTACTGCTTGATTTTCGTGGTAGGGTTGCTGCTGAACGGCGTGGCAGCATGGATCTTCCTGTGCATCTCCAGCGAGAAGAGTTTTATCGTCTATCTCAAAAACATCGTTGTTGCTGATCTCCTCATGAGTCtgacatttcctttcaaaattcTTGCCGACTCAGAAATCGCGCCCCCGCAGCTCAACACGTTTGTGTGCAGATACTCTGCTGTCGTTTTTTATGCAAACATGTACATCGGAATAACATTTTTTGGCCTCATAGGTTTTGACAGGTACTACAAAATCGTGAAGCCTTTATTCACCTCCTTCGTTCACACGGCTCACTACAGTAAGGTCATCTCTGTCATCATATGGGTACTGATTATGTTCATAACACTTCCAAATATGATTTTAACTAATGAAATCTCTAAAGCAAATTATTCCAGAAAATGCATCGGTCTTAAAAGCGAGCTCGGCAAACAGTGGCACAAGGTGTCCAGTTATATATGTACAGGGATTTTCTGGGTTGTTTTCCTCCTACTCATCATCTTTTACACTTCAATCTcaaaaaaaatatacagctcCTACAAGAAATTCAGAAGGAACTCAGACATCGCCAAGAGAAAAACCAGCCGCAATATATTCACCATCATGTTCGTGTTTGTCCTTTGCTTTGTGCCGTACCACTTCTGCCGAATCCCGTACACCCTGAGCCAGACCAGCTCGCAGTTCAACTGCCACTCACAGAGAGCTCTGTTCCACGCCAAGGAGTTCACCCTGCTCTTATCTGCTGCCAATGTGTGCCTCGATcccattatttattttttcctctgccaaCCTTTTAGAGAAAGGCTGTATCAAAAACTGCACCTCAAGCTGAAAACGTCAGGTGAGGCTGACATTACTAAATCGAGGAGATCAAACACACTTCAGGAAAGCGTGAACATTCTGTAAGTTCATGTCTGTAGAACAACGCGTGCTTGAAAGTTACCCCAGAACGCAAACACTGGCattgcagaaagaaatggaacagaTGATGACCAGCAATAAACCAGAAAATGTTTCAACCACAAAATACCAAGCAGTGTTTCTATAAAAAGCCTATTGTGTGCTGTCAGTGTATTTACTACATGGTATTTCAGCTGATGCTGCGACTGCACTGTGGTGCAATGTGAACTATCTGGAtctcagaaaagagaagaataactGGAGCAAAACATTCTGCAGCTCCAGGCCACGGTTCTGAAAGAATCATCCAACATCCCAGCCCTGGAACTGCCCTCGTTTCCCATGAAGCCAGGCAGGACACacctgaggagcagcagggaagccCAAAGGAACAACAGATCATCCCAGCACAACCCAAGCAAAGCCCTTGAGGCAACACAGTAAGGTCAGCTGGGCCTCTCTGGCTCAGCCTCTGCCACAGAGAGCGCTCTGTGCATTCACCAACTCAGACAGCAGAGCCTTCAATGAAGTGCTCTATTCCAACAACTgccaaagaaagagaaggagataTCGATGATAGGTGGATATATCAGGGGGTGATCAAATCCTCAAAGATCTGCACAAAGCCTGAAAAGAAATACCAGACCGTGGTGAaacttattaaaatattttggccTTCTTAAGCAAAATGATCTACAAatacagggaattaaacaacaCGACTATTCAACATCCTAAGGCATCAAGAAGTCAGAGAACTTCTAACATGCAACATTCAGCATAAGAAAATGCTTAAAGAGGGATCCTTCCACAGGCTGGTGAGCCCTGTTCCACATTGCTCAGGGCTTTTTGACATAACGTGGCGTAAACCACACTCGTGCAggccctctgctgctgcaggaggtaAGAACAGTTCAGGAGCCGTGTAGGAACTGGGCGGTCATGGATTTAAATCCACAAAGAATGGCCTGATAGTGCCAAAAGCATAAGAAAACCATGGTAAAACACGACTGTGTGTAGAAAAGTAACAGCTGAAACACCAGCCTTCCACGTGCAACTGTAATCTTCTTGCAGTGATACTTTTCAGGgcagcctttttattttgtaatcatcacaaaggaaaacagcaccAGCGCATAAAGTATCCACAAAAGCTTTCAGGTGATGACTCTGGAAGCTCTTATTTTGCATAACAGTGAAGTTATAGGAACAGAAATAACATCTGTTACCTTTCTGCCACCCCATGTTACTTTAATCCAAACAGGGAATGTGTGAGGGTGATACTTTGCTTAAATACACAGTCTTTGTAAGCTTTCCAAGGCCTCTTGGTCTGACATCGTTGATCTGCAGTTAACGGTCCTCCACCCCCACCGGCCACCATGAGCTCCCTGACTCAACAAAGCTTTGCAGGCTCTTTCTTTCAAGCAAGAGAAACAATCCAGAGGGGAAGGGAATCTTTTGGTTTGTGGGTAACTATTTGTAATTGACGGTAAAAACATTCGGTTCCCTATATGAGATGGGTTTTATTTGCCTACATAAATCTAAATAATTGCATCTGTCAAAATACGGTGGCATACAGTGATGAAATCCATGTCTGCAATACATACTTGTATAACTTCTTTATTACTTTGCAAGCTTtgggaaaaacacaaaacctaCTGATACTGAAGAACCATCCCTGTATCCTACCAGTTTACTGACACCACAAGGACAAAAATCTACATACGGCAACTCAGGTGAAAGCACGCTGATGCCATGCGGTGTTCCCAAAGCAACACTGAATCCCAAGCTTCTGAAGAgcttcaattaaaaacaaacaaacaacaaaaccaactctCTCCAGTAACTTCAGTAGTCAGAAAACAATTTGAGACCACTGACCCTACAGCAGTCTGGAACACAGGAGCCACAAGTCTCAACTAACTCCAGTATCCAGCCAAGCCTCCGCTCCACATTGCCAACCTCGCTCTTAACTGCTGTATAAACCAGGATGGAAAGGTATGAGGCCAatctctttcctgtgctgctaAGTAAATTCTGTGTCACTTTCCCCAGCACACCATGTCTCAGGTAACCCTCAGCTCCTCGGACAGCCAACTCCTGTATCCCAGTAGGAACCAGCTCTTGCCCTGTCCATCTGTCACTTGGAGGAACTTCCCTAACGTTGTTGCAGTGAAATTTATGAGTAACTGAGACTAAACCAGGTTCTTATTTGAGGGCTAATGCTCAGCAAATGGAAATCCTTCCTCCActatttcaggagaaaaagtTCATTACACAACCTTCTCAACACACAAAAATCCTACCTGTGCCAAAACCAGCAGCATGGCTCATAGAGGTTAATTGCGCAAGAAGCCATCCCCAAAAATGATTGATCTCTATTGCAAACAAGAGCACCTCAAGTAGCGAGCCTCCTCCCACAGCTACCAGCTGTAAGCCAAGCACAGCAGGGAAGGCCTATAATGTCCCTGACAGAAGGCTCTGAGGGGCCCAGGGTTGTTTCACCACCTGCATGGTGCTCCTGTGCCctgccagctgagctctgccagcacaCCCGGGGCCCCGCTGGAGCTCACACCACATCACAGCGTGGGACCCATCGGGAAGGGCCAGGAACGCACACACTGCTGGGCAGATTTCCTCTCCCTGTGCATGTAAATAGAAATACCAGCAATTCTTCATCACCAACAGCTGTTTCTGCACAGAACTTGCAGCAACCCTCATGCTAAGCACACTTGCATTTTTCACTTACGATGCAGACCTATTATAATGGGGTATAACTTTTTAATCTGTCAATGAAAGCCATGAAAATCTTCAACAGCATGCAGTGGATCTGCTTGTTTGTATGTGCTTGGGCACAGAGCATGTGATTGGGGTGCGGGATGGGCCGGATACCACACAGATCAGATCGCTCCCCAAGGATGAGCCCCAGCACTCACCTCATGGCTGTGcacaggaagagagagaaaatcccTCGGGACTGATTTGCATCATCTGCTCATCACTGTGCCTCAGAAAGGCTCTGCCTGCCTCTCTGAGTCgaaaagctgagagaaaacTGAGTGCTTGCAAGTGACtttttgagggttttttctGCCACccagccacagcactgccctcacaTTGTGCCCCTGTCACAATGCCCCACAGCTCCAGGGCCCAGAGCAAACCAGCCCACTGCCACCTGGGGCAGCCCTCAGCCCTTCTCCCCTTCCAGCCTCTCTCCATCCCACTCTGCACAGTGGAGCTGGCcccacacagaaaaacagactgaatCCTGCATTTCAACTTACTTTTTAAGTGGTACCATGAAGATCAGCCTTGCACAATGAGCACAACAGCACAGCATCAGCCCACAtctgctcaaaactgaacaaaggAGCACTCCAGATTAAGAAGCTTTGCAAGCATCTCAACAAATATGGTCTGAACTTTCAGCTTATGACTAAGACTAAAACCAGACATTCTCAACTTGGTTTTTCATGCAGCTATGGTGCAAAATCAGTAAACTTCTGAGGATTCTCAGCTAACAGGGAACTAACAAGTTGGGTTTCAGCGCTGCTGTTTCAGTACTGCCTGACAAGCCTTTAAAGGTTTAGAGTTTTAACTCCTAATAGAAGTACCCCCCAGCCATCCTCGCTGGACTCCACCatcactgtgctgtgctcagcacctgTTCATGGTGCAGCCTCAGCATCccctgcctgcactgcaggaagggaaCAACCACAGCACCAGTGGGCAGCTCCACATCACCTCTTCAGATAACTTCCACGTGCCTTGGCTGCTTGAATGCTGGTTTTATTTGCGTCAGTCGGAGCATTTAAAAAccacagacattttaaaaaaaaaacaaacaaaaaaaaaaaaaacagaagaggcagCAAGGGGAAAATCTGCTCTCACACTATGAGGAAACACACTGAGAGACACCGAATGCTAACAGACTGCTGCACCGGACTCCTCACAGGGCCCTAAGACAGGTACGTGCTGTCAGTCTTTGTCTGCTCCCCTCTGCCTACTGCTATGCAAACCCAGGGCTTGAAGTTCAGCCTTGCAgagtgctggcacagcaggcccaggagcccagcagggcagctgttggcagcacccagcacagcatccatgtGTTGGGACCAGACAGCACTGCTGCGTGCAGGAGGACATCAGCCCTGAGCTGGGCAGCATTGCCTATGCCCAAACCCACTGTGAGCGGGTACATCTTCAGGACAGCAAAGGCCACCTAGAAAGGCACTGTGAGGATCTGCAGTCAGTTTTAGTTACTGAAACGCAAGTTATGTTCATCGAGATATGTGatttacagcagaaagcaaacgTGCAAATGCAGCACTTCACTTGTGCATTAGACAATTGGAGTAACATAGATACAAAAACTGATGTAGAGTTCGGGTATTTGAGACATCAAGGTGTCCCTCATCCTCAGGAACGCTAGTATACGTCCTGTGCAGCTGGCGCTGCTGCAGTCCATCAGTGTAGTGAACAAAAAAGTGTGGTCACTGAGTGGCAGATTTAGTCAAAATAGCACAATTTCTACTTTTCTTCCCTCTAACCTCTAGGGAAGCctaaaaacaagacaaacaaaattattttactgctgctttttccaaaacatgttcttttttgttgttgttttggttttttggtttttgtttttaaaggctcCATTTAAATCAGCAGTTTGCTTATCCTGTTCAGGTAGAAAGGGACAGCAAAAACACAGAACTGAGAAGAACAGCCCAGCCATCCGGCTGATGGATTGCATGTCAGCTTGACAGGGCATTAACCTCAAAACTTCTAATATCCTTTCCTAAAGCAACAAACATTaccctttatttttaaatgtcatttcaaCTGTCCTGAAGTTACAAAGCTTCAGTGTGACCACCGTGAACCAGATGCTTCACTTCTAGCAGTTTCAAAGCTTTcctgggtttggtttttttctgagCCTAGAATGCAGTCTGAAAGACTGCTCTTGTGGAAACACTTCTGAGAAGAAGTCTGTGTGCTTCCAAGAACAAATCCTCTGCATTTCCAAACATTTCCAACAGGAGAACAAAGCTCTCTCCAACATTTGTGAAGCAGCatgagaaaaatacatattttgtccTGATCGCGTCTTTTCATGAACTCACACAAACAAAACTCCCCGAGAACAATGAACGTTGCTCAGGAAGGTTGATGTCTTCTCGGCTGTTTTTCACAGGTTCTTGATCCCTCCAGCCAGCAAAACAAAGTGCACAAGAAGTTCACAATGCCAAACAATGCTTCACAATGCTACATCAAAACAGAACTGGAACCTTTCACCTACTTTTACTACTTGATCTTTCTTATGGGTTTTCTGGGGAGTTGCTTTGCGCTGTGGGCATTCACGCAGAAAGATGAAGAGCAGAAGTGTATGAGCATCTACTTAACCAACCTTCTCACTGCGGACTTCTTGCTGACTTTGGCATTGCCAGTAAAGATAATAGTTGACCTCGGTGTTGCACCCTGGAAACTGCAGATATTTCACTGCCAAGTAACAGCCTGCCTCATCTACCTGAACATGTATTTATCAATTATATTCCTGGGATTTGTAAGCATGGATCGTTACCTTCAGCTAATGCACAGCTCGAAGATCTATCGCATTCAGGAGCCTAGATTTGCCAAGATTTTGTCTGCAGTTGTATGGACAATGCTTCTCCTGATAACAGTGCCTAACATGGCAATTCCAATAAAAACAATTGAGGAAAGACCTAATGCAAGGTGCATCGATTTCAAAACAAAGTTTGGGAGAGACTGGCACGTGTTTACTAACTTCGTGTGCACGGCAATATTCCTCAACTTTTCAGCTATGATACTCATTTCCAATTTCCTTGTTGTCAGACAGCTCTACCAAAACAAATACAGCGAGAGTTACAGAAACGTGAAGAAGGCCCTGGTGAGCATCCTGCTGCTAACAGCAGCCTACCTGCTGTGCTTCCTTCCCTACCACGTCGTTCGCATCCCCTACACTCTGAGCCAGAGCGATGCCATAaccagctgctctgtgaagCAAACTCTCTTTCACGCAAAAGAATCTACCTTGCTCTTTGCAATATCAAACCTCTGCTTTGACCCGATTCTGTATTATCGTCTTTCCAAAGTATTCAGACTGAAAGTCACCGAGGCTTTCATAGCATCCAAACAGGGAAAGGTTTCCACAGAAGAAGAGGCACAGCAGTGGGTACAAAGACACTGATTCTAAACTACATGGAAAGTGTGTGCAAATACACAACCTAAACAGCCGTTGTGCAACTGGAAACATGGCTACTACCATCAACATCACCACTGGACGGAAAAGGACAAACTCACATCACCATGCCAGCTACAGAAGGCCTGAACAAGCAAAGCACTCAGTGTTGCTGTTCAGAAATACTCTGCAGTGCACCAGTGACAACCTAAGAGCAGCCAGCAATAATTTAGAACAAAATTTGTTGAGAGACACCCAAATATGCACTCTTATTATTTATGGTAAACACTTCGGGCTCTCCCTGAGTGAAATACTGCATTCTTTCTAGATTTGTTTTCAAGTAGCAGTTCATCACCTGCAAAGCCTCCTACAGACACAATTAAtccaaaagcattttaaagggCATTATTTAATCCAGAAAGCAATGTTAAGCTGCACTGATTAAAAACTATTGTATCTGCTTACATCTCACCTGTAATTCCCATAAATAAACCTTCTGTTCTTGTCAAGTTCCACCACCCTCCCTTGATGCTACTGCACTGAACTTAAAAACAACCAGCAACGCGTAAGTACAGGAAATTCAAGGcaattataaaatgaaaataaagagtaaGCAGAAGTTCTCACTGTGTGGTCTTGGCtggtatttataaacatttataaagCAGTAACTAAGAgtcttcatatatatattttaattacttatttatttttacagacacctccaaaaataatgcatttttagaATAGATGGCAATCAAAGTGAAAAACCAATTTGCTCAGGCAAAGTCAGACTTCCTGGACTAACCCCATCTGACCAAAAATTCTGCAGAAGCAAAAACCAGCTAAACTTACATGGTTCAAAATACACATCAAACTTCAAGCAAGCATTCAAAACCAgcctgaaaagaaacagctcaTTCAATATtctcataaaaacaaatcacctgtagtaatgcagaaagaaaactaaagcaagagagatgggagataTCACATCATACACTCCGCTGACACTTCCTGTACTGGTAGGATTCAATACTGCTTAGCAATTACCGTTGTTGTTTCAAAACAATTTGAGTAGACACACTCCACTTCCCAGCCCACTCAGTTCTGGGGCCTTTTTTGTCCAGTGCTGCAGCAAACATGTAATAGGATTAAATAAACAGAAGCCAACCAAGTAAGGGTTTGGGATCTGGAACGTTACTCACAGAGCTTTCTGCAGTTCCAAAGAGCTCCCAGATCAACAGAAGCAGCCAAAAATCCACTCTACAAACAAGAGGAAGTGGGAGGAAGGAAACAGCACCATTCCATCCATCACACTCCAGAACTACttctttcagatatttcagtATTCATCCACTTATCCAACTACTACATCAGATTTTCTATTTAGCAAACTTCCATTGAACCCTGAAATATGGTGTTTGCAATGTAGTACCATCTCCCTTCTCCACTAAGCTAGCATAAATCATTCTGGCTCAGACACTTTTCAGCTAACATGACTCCCTTTGGTAAGATGAAGCTGCCTGCAAGCTGTacatcctgcagcacacagcaggtgCCCTCAGCAGAAGCTGCACCCTGAGAGCTGATTGAGAGCCCTCAGACGAAGCCAGTTCTGCTCCCTGCACACAGTGAACACTTCTTCCtttaagtgtttttatttgccCTCACAACAGCCAACACTGCTCCGTGCCCAACCAGAATTCACTCACCAGAGGTATTGGGAAATGCGTTGCGTACTGCAGATGACGAAGGAGGTCATAGTTGGATGGAAAAATCACTTCTCTGAGTCCTTCCCTCTTGACTGACTTCTCACTGGCAACTGAAATTCTTCTGTCTAAAGAAGAGTTCATGTTCTCACAGGACTCCCCAGGCATCGGAGAAAAAATCTAAGTCatgtaaaacaaatgtttaagaTAAGTGTAACCTCTAACTTCTTCAGTTCCAGAACTCCAAAGGTAAGGTTACTTTATAAACATCTGAGATTGTTTTCAGAGATAGACAAAACAAGCGCAATAGTAATCTATGCTGAAATGTAAGCAGCCACATATACACGTTACATCCCTAAGTGAATCTCATTGTTATTAGGCAGGTTTTAGACTAGAAGTGTTCTgtcagggaagggaaaaaaaaacaaaccaaacattACAGGTCAGAGCAATTTCCACACACAGACAGTTGGGACAGAGAAATTGCAATGAGATAACCCAGAGGGGATACAATGAGACGGGTGAAgtgggaggggatggaggacaaaaggcactgcagcaggcaTGGTATGCATGAAACCATCTCTATGGCAGATGCCAGGCACACACAGAGTGCATCCAGTGTCCAGCAAGTGGCTCTGCATCAGCTCATCTGGGCACAGGGGTCCATGAGAAGCAGAACaggaacaaaggaagaaagaagagattcAAGAGCAATCCAGAATCAGGCTAATCAGGATGAAAAACAGACTTGGAAGACAGAGCAAAAGCAGAGCAGTCATCTCAAAAACGAATGGTATCAATTTGGTGCCCTTAGTGTTAAATGAGTAAACCTGCATATTTATCAGTGCTTAACTAGACCGTATAACACCCTGAACATGCTGAAgggcagaaggaagggaaggagcatCAGTTTGCATTGGCGTGCACATGGATAACAAGGAGCTGCACAGAAAAGCCATGTGTTGTCTCCCAGTGCAGATGCACAGAACAGAGGCAATGCACAGGCAGAACACAGCAGGCACTGGGCCAGCAGACACCAGCTTTTGATGGAAGCAGCCAGGCTGCATGAGGGGCACAGAGACATTCCTGGTGATGACAGCAGGCAGCAAACACAGGCACCAAAGGCATGCAGAAAACCAAAAGTTAAACCTACTGGAAATTCAGAACCAAAGTCTGCCTTAAAGTCACCCTTGTCTACATCATCAAAGATACTAGTGGGTCCTGAGTCAGTGCCCATGTGTTCCATAATACTATGATCCTAAGAATCatcagggagaaaaacaagcatCAGTCACACTGTATAGATGACCTATTTAACTGGACCCGGGTAAACCCAAGCATTTCACCTacttaagaaataagaaaaaagcagtgaTGGTCAGAAGCTTTCACATACTGACTTCTAATGCACAGGAGTACTTCTCAAGCCTAAATCTATAAAACAGTAGAAAAGAGGAGGAGATGAAGGGGGAAACAAAGGTTTACAGCATATCCCCACAAGTAGTTCTGCTTCTAGGGACACCTACAGAACAGGACTCTTGCACTCACAGGTTTACTTGCTATTTTGTTGTGCCATGACAGGAAGTTTGTGAACAGCCCCTCCATTCTGGGGCAAGTTTAGCCCTGAGACCTATGTAAGATTTacagaaggaatgaaaagtaAAGATGAGAGAAGCTTGAGCCGTGTCTCATCATGGAAGTCCAAACGTGGCCCAGAACATGCAGCTTAAAGGTGCCTTCCTTTTTCACTCATTTTAACAAAGGTGAAGTAATGCACATCTGATGGAAGAGTGAGGACTGCACACAAACTGTGTGCATTGGAGTCACGAGGATTTGCTTTACGACCCACATTTGGACAGACATTTGTGGCTGTTCAGCACACAGAGAGCTCCTGACCACTGcaagctgctgagcagagcacagcagcttccTCCAGGCTCTTCCTGTGTAaagctctcctcctcctcattaAAGTTTACCTGCACATAAGTTTCTTCACTGCTAAATGCAGAAGCCAactttattcctttttgtttgtttggagttATTTAGCTCAGCAGGGGACTGGCAGCTCAGTATATTTGTGCCAAAATGGCAACACTTAGGTGACACACAAACACATAGCCAACAGATCACCTCCAGTCTTCCCAGAGAtagaaagacagacagagagagagattaaaaatgagttaaaaagaaaactcataTCTGAAATATTGTTACTTTGGTGAAAACCCACACTGTACAAAATCAGTTAGTGAAGGTGGGAGAAACAATGTGAAGCATTACCTCCATTTTCACATCATGATCCTTAGAATATTGTTCATCCGCAGTTTCCCCATTAGGTGAACGTGGTCTCGTAGTTGCAGTGATCGACAAGTCTCCACGTGATATTAAAGTGCACATGTATGCATCATGGGAGAACACATCGTGTCGAGTGaattcagaaaacagcagcaccAAATTCACAAATTCTGTCTTCTCACGGTCA
It encodes the following:
- the P2RY14 gene encoding P2Y purinoceptor 14, with protein sequence MFNSSTNSSGSSCSNSTVITKTVIPLIYCLIFVVGLLLNGVAAWIFLCISSEKSFIVYLKNIVVADLLMSLTFPFKILADSEIAPPQLNTFVCRYSAVVFYANMYIGITFFGLIGFDRYYKIVKPLFTSFVHTAHYSKVISVIIWVLIMFITLPNMILTNEISKANYSRKCIGLKSELGKQWHKVSSYICTGIFWVVFLLLIIFYTSISKKIYSSYKKFRRNSDIAKRKTSRNIFTIMFVFVLCFVPYHFCRIPYTLSQTSSQFNCHSQRALFHAKEFTLLLSAANVCLDPIIYFFLCQPFRERLYQKLHLKLKTSGEADITKSRRSNTLQESVNIL
- the GPR171 gene encoding G-protein coupled receptor 171; protein product: MPNNASQCYIKTELEPFTYFYYLIFLMGFLGSCFALWAFTQKDEEQKCMSIYLTNLLTADFLLTLALPVKIIVDLGVAPWKLQIFHCQVTACLIYLNMYLSIIFLGFVSMDRYLQLMHSSKIYRIQEPRFAKILSAVVWTMLLLITVPNMAIPIKTIEERPNARCIDFKTKFGRDWHVFTNFVCTAIFLNFSAMILISNFLVVRQLYQNKYSESYRNVKKALVSILLLTAAYLLCFLPYHVVRIPYTLSQSDAITSCSVKQTLFHAKESTLLFAISNLCFDPILYYRLSKVFRLKVTEAFIASKQGKVSTEEEAQQWVQRH